In Populus nigra chromosome 1, ddPopNigr1.1, whole genome shotgun sequence, one genomic interval encodes:
- the LOC133690583 gene encoding 9-cis-epoxycarotenoid dioxygenase NCED2, chloroplastic-like, which produces MASTATAVPTTLGSSSFSSSLNRPGRKPNVNIKCSLQTPSILHFPKQSTACTPSTTIPNPTTRHPKQNTPSPVVVVPQKQQPQKQWNFLQRTAAMALDAVETALVSHERQHPLPKTADPRVQISGNFAPVPEQPVVHNLPVTGEIPDSIQGVYLRNGANPLHEPVAGHHFFDGDGMVHAVQFNKGSVSYSSRFTETNRLVQERDLGRPLFPKAIGELHGHSGIARLLLFYARGAFGIVDPSHGTGVANAGLVYFDGHLLAMSEDDLPYHVRVLPSGDLKTVGRYDFDGQLKTTMIAHPKVDPVSGELFALSYDVVQKPYLKYFRFSPDGKKSPDVEISLDQPTMMHDFAITERFVVVPDQQVVFKLPEMIRGGSPVIYDKNKMARFGILDKNATGASNMRWIETPDCFCFHLWNAWEEPETDEVVVIGSCMTPPDSIFNECDESLKSVLSEIRLNLKTGKSTRRPIMSEADQVNLEAGMVNRNLLGRKTRFAYLALAEPWPKVSGFAKVDLSTGEVHKHTYGDQKFGGEPLFLPRDPNSEREDDGYILAFVHDEKEWKSELQIVNAMNLKLEATVKIPSRVPYGFHGTFIGAKDLEKQA; this is translated from the coding sequence ATGGCTTCAACAGCAACAGCAGTGCCTACAACCTTGGGCTCCTCATCATTTTCGTCTTCTTTAAACAGGCCTGGTAGAAAGCCCAATGTCAACATCAAGTGCTCACTCCAAACTCCCTCCATTCTCCATTTCCCAAAGCAATCCACTGCGTGCACACCATCTACAACTATCCCCAATCCCACCACCAGACACCCAAAACAAAACACGCCCTCTCCTGTTGTGGTTGTGCCCCAAAAGCAACAGCCGCAAAAACAATGGAATTTCTTACAAAGAACAGCAGCTATGGCTTTAGATGCTGTTGAAACTGCCTTGGTTTCACATGAACGTCAGCACCCTTTGCCCAAAACAGCTGACCCCAGAGTCCAAATCTCTGGCAACTTCGCTCCGGTACCGGAACAGCCCGTCGTTCACAATTTACCGGTCACCGGGGAAATCCCAGATAGCATTCAAGGTGTTTATCTAAGAAACGGAGCCAATCCACTCCACGAGCCAGTAGCTGGTCACCATTTTTTCGATGGTGATGGCATGGTTCATGCTGTTCAATTCAACAAGGGCTCAGTCAGCTATTCTAGCAGATTTACTGAGACCAATAGGCTAGTTCAAGAACGTGACTTGGGACGTCCTTTATTCCCAAAAGCAATAGGTGAGCTACATGGTCATTCAGGCATAGCTAGACTCTTGCTTTTTTATGCCCGTGGAGCTTTTGGTATTGTTGATCCTAGCCATGGAACTGGTGTTGCAAACGCTGGTCTTGTTTACTTTGATGGTCACTTACTTGCAATGTCTGAAGATGATTTGCCATACCATGTTCGTGTACTGCCCTCTGGTGACCTTAAGACAGTTGGTCGTTATGATTTTGATGGTCAGCTTAAGACAACAATGATTGCTCATCCAAAAGTTGATCCAGTTTCAGGTGAATTGTTTGCACTTAGTTATGATGTTGTTCAAAAGCCTTACCTCAAGTACTTCAGATTCTCCCCGGATGGAAAAAAGTCACCTGATGTTGAAATCTCACTTGATCAACCTACTATGATGCATGATTTTGCAATCACAGAGAGGTTTGTTGTGGTTCCTGATCAGCAAGTTGTGTTCAAATTGCCTGAAATGATTCGGGGAGGGTCTCCGGTGATTTATGACAAGAATAAGATGGCAAGGTTTGGGATTTTGGACAAGAATGCCACTGGTGCTTCCAATATGAGGTGGATTGAAACACCTGACTGCTTCTGTTTCCATCTTTGGAACGCTTGGGAGGAGCCCGAGACTGATGAGGTTGTTGTGATTGGATCATGTATGACCCCACCAGACTCCATTTTCAATGAATGTGATGAGAGTTTGAAAAGTGTGTTATCAGAAATTAGGCTCAATTTGAAGACTGGCAAGTCAACTCGCCGTCCAATCATGTCTGAAGCTGATCAGGTCAATTTAGAAGCTGGAATGGTGAACCGGAACTTGCTCGGTCGAAAGACCCGGTTCGCATACTTAGCACTTGCTGAGCCATGGCCTAAGGTTTCAGGTTTTGCTAAGGTAGACCTCTCAACTGGGGAGGTACACAAGCACACTTACGGAGACCAGAAATTTGGCGGAGAGCCCTTGTTTCTTCCACGAGACCCCAATTCGGAGAGGGAAGATGACGGGTACATTTTAGCTTTCGTGCATGATGAGAAGGAGTGGAAATCGGAGCTACAAATTGTGAATGCAATGAATTTAAAGTTAGAAGCCACAGTGAAGATTCCATCtagagttccatatggttttcATGGCACATTTATTGGTGCCAAGGATTTGGAGAAGCAGGCCTAG